One stretch of Natronobacterium texcoconense DNA includes these proteins:
- a CDS encoding ABC transporter ATP-binding protein, which translates to MDTGTAVSLEDVRKTYQLGEPVHALDGVSLTVPRGSYTAIMGPSGSGKSTLMNLVGCLDTPTAGTVIVNDTDVTTLSDRERTSLRGTEVGFVFQTFNLMPRLTALENVALPQLFQGASKNERRERARDLLARVGLADREDHLPNELSGGQRQRVALARALVNDPALVLADEPSGNLDTETEADVLDLFAEFHDAGTTMVVVSHERHVAERAERIVHLLDGKIERIEELDESGDADAEPRDRS; encoded by the coding sequence ATGGATACGGGGACGGCAGTTAGCCTCGAGGACGTCCGCAAGACCTACCAGCTCGGCGAGCCGGTACACGCACTCGACGGCGTCTCCCTGACAGTACCGCGTGGCTCGTACACGGCGATCATGGGACCAAGCGGCTCCGGGAAGTCAACGCTGATGAACCTCGTGGGCTGTCTGGACACGCCGACTGCGGGCACCGTGATCGTCAACGATACCGACGTGACGACCCTCTCGGACCGCGAACGAACCAGCCTCCGGGGGACCGAGGTCGGGTTCGTCTTCCAGACGTTCAACCTGATGCCGCGGCTGACCGCACTCGAGAATGTCGCGCTTCCGCAACTGTTCCAGGGGGCCAGCAAGAACGAGCGTCGCGAACGCGCTCGCGACCTCCTCGCTCGAGTTGGACTCGCGGACCGCGAGGACCACCTCCCGAACGAACTATCGGGTGGTCAGCGCCAGCGGGTCGCGCTGGCTCGAGCGCTGGTGAACGATCCGGCGCTCGTGCTGGCGGACGAACCCTCGGGGAACCTGGATACGGAGACCGAAGCCGACGTGCTCGACCTCTTCGCGGAGTTTCACGACGCCGGGACGACGATGGTCGTCGTCAGCCACGAGCGCCACGTCGCCGAACGCGCCGAGCGGATCGTCCATCTGCTCGACGGGAAGATCGAACGGATCGAAGAACTCGACGAATCAGGTGACGCCGACGCGGAGCCGAGGGACCGCTCCTGA
- the rpiA gene encoding ribose-5-phosphate isomerase RpiA yields the protein MKTEGASAKAKRRAGERATEEVEDGFVVGLGTGSTTAYAIEAIGEAVADGLKVQGIPTSFQSRQLALEVGIPLTTLDAVETVDLAIDGADQVVDDPDSSAYGALIKGGGAAHTREKLVDSAAERFVVVADPSKLADRLERSVPLEVLPDAHTVVEDRVRDLGGEPTLRDAEHKDGPVVTDNGNLVLDCEFGAIDDPAELAGRLSSVPGVVEHGLFVDLADATYVGTDDGCEVREY from the coding sequence ATGAAGACCGAGGGTGCCAGTGCGAAAGCGAAACGACGGGCGGGCGAACGCGCCACCGAAGAAGTCGAGGACGGCTTCGTCGTCGGCCTCGGAACCGGTTCGACGACCGCCTACGCGATCGAGGCGATCGGCGAGGCAGTCGCGGACGGCCTCAAGGTGCAGGGCATCCCCACCTCCTTCCAGTCCCGACAGCTCGCACTCGAGGTGGGCATCCCGCTGACGACGCTGGACGCCGTCGAGACGGTCGACCTCGCGATCGACGGCGCGGACCAGGTCGTCGACGACCCCGACTCGAGCGCCTACGGCGCGCTCATCAAGGGCGGCGGGGCGGCACACACCCGCGAGAAACTCGTCGATTCGGCGGCCGAGCGGTTCGTCGTCGTCGCAGATCCCTCGAAGCTCGCGGACCGACTCGAGCGGTCGGTGCCGCTCGAGGTGCTCCCGGATGCCCACACGGTCGTCGAAGATCGAGTTCGTGACCTGGGCGGCGAACCGACGCTCAGGGACGCCGAGCACAAGGATGGCCCCGTCGTGACGGACAACGGGAATCTCGTGCTGGACTGCGAGTTCGGAGCGATCGACGATCCAGCGGAACTGGCGGGGAGACTCTCGAGCGTTCCGGGCGTCGTCGAACACGGTCTGTTCGTCGATCTGGCGGACGCGACGTACGTGGGAACGGACGACGGGTGCGAGGTCCGGGAGTACTGA
- a CDS encoding type II toxin-antitoxin system VapC family toxin, which yields MTDSLPTEVTVLTDVNVLAIALTDDHPAHDDVYPWIQNAIDGPNVLLVFDYYPLRAQYLMTSNFGVDEVAARNAIQSLIRSPARVVSATETTLLEAYEISAEKNHDVYDSFIVALARAYDADYLITTDRDFDDLCEDETVKYVNPIPGEKCEKLTQIEG from the coding sequence ATGACTGATTCTCTCCCGACTGAAGTGACAGTTCTCACTGACGTGAACGTGCTAGCAATCGCGCTCACCGATGACCATCCTGCGCACGACGATGTGTATCCGTGGATCCAGAACGCGATTGATGGACCAAACGTCTTGCTCGTGTTCGATTACTATCCGTTACGAGCGCAGTATCTGATGACGAGTAATTTTGGCGTAGACGAAGTTGCTGCTCGAAACGCTATTCAATCACTTATCCGTAGCCCTGCACGAGTCGTCAGCGCCACTGAGACAACACTGCTTGAGGCGTACGAGATCAGTGCCGAAAAAAATCACGATGTGTACGATTCATTCATCGTTGCGCTTGCACGAGCATATGACGCTGATTACTTGATTACGACCGACCGTGATTTTGACGATCTTTGTGAAGATGAGACTGTAAAATATGTCAACCCCATTCCTGGTGAAAAGTGTGAAAAATTGACACAGATCGAGGGATAG
- a CDS encoding enoyl-CoA hydratase/isomerase family protein, with protein MSDAVQLDIEEGVATITLNRPDNRNALTTEMSAAIVDAVEEAEDSEEVRCLVITGKEGTFCSGGDVTAMAELMSGAAELHEAVERIQHETSRAVRAIAEFHLPTIAKVDGIAYGAGANLAIAADITLASAEARLSFGFRQVGLAIDTGTSYLLPRQVGVSKAKELVFTGELLDAEAAEELGLFNHVFEVDFEARAGEFIEPIATGPTVALRTSKKLIEQGYDTSLRDAQDNEAAAQAAVFATHDHEEGATAFMEGRDPEFEGR; from the coding sequence ATGAGCGACGCAGTACAACTCGACATCGAGGAGGGAGTCGCGACGATCACGCTGAATCGGCCGGACAACCGCAACGCGCTTACGACGGAGATGTCGGCGGCCATCGTCGATGCCGTCGAGGAGGCCGAAGACTCCGAGGAGGTCCGTTGTCTCGTGATCACAGGCAAGGAGGGGACCTTCTGTTCGGGCGGGGACGTCACCGCGATGGCCGAACTGATGAGCGGTGCCGCCGAGCTACACGAGGCCGTCGAACGCATCCAGCACGAGACGAGCCGTGCGGTCCGTGCTATCGCCGAGTTCCACCTGCCGACGATCGCGAAGGTCGACGGCATCGCCTACGGAGCGGGCGCGAACCTCGCTATCGCTGCCGACATCACGCTCGCCTCCGCGGAGGCCCGCCTCAGTTTCGGCTTCCGGCAGGTCGGCCTCGCGATCGATACCGGCACCTCGTATCTCCTCCCCCGGCAGGTCGGCGTCAGCAAGGCCAAAGAGCTCGTCTTCACCGGCGAACTGCTGGACGCCGAAGCAGCCGAGGAACTGGGGCTGTTCAACCACGTCTTCGAGGTGGACTTCGAGGCCCGTGCCGGCGAGTTCATCGAGCCGATCGCGACGGGGCCGACGGTGGCGCTCCGGACCTCGAAGAAACTCATCGAACAGGGGTACGACACCTCCCTGCGGGACGCACAGGATAACGAAGCGGCGGCACAGGCGGCCGTCTTCGCCACCCACGACCACGAGGAAGGCGCCACCGCGTTCATGGAGGGTCGCGATCCCGAGTTCGAGGGTCGGTAG
- a CDS encoding class I SAM-dependent methyltransferase: MCSHATTAGDPAGPRPMSLEEIREAYAECAPWMERLDWLDRRLTGRYRRELFGDASGQVLDVACGTGVNFPYLPSDVEVVGIDISPEMLARAQDRLEGLAVDGTVRRMDAQNLAFDDDSFDTVISSLSTCTFPEPVAALEEMDRVCKPGGQILLFEHGRSDVGPLARFQDWYADAHYATAGCRWNQEPLELVLQSGLSIREAETRALGIVTLVDARPSQESVVDTVRARLSSPEG; the protein is encoded by the coding sequence ATGTGTTCACACGCAACTACTGCCGGAGATCCGGCCGGCCCTCGCCCCATGTCGCTCGAGGAGATCCGCGAGGCGTACGCGGAGTGTGCGCCCTGGATGGAGCGGCTCGACTGGCTCGACCGGCGGCTCACCGGCCGCTACCGGCGGGAACTGTTCGGTGACGCATCGGGGCAGGTCCTCGACGTCGCCTGCGGAACGGGGGTCAACTTCCCGTATCTTCCCTCGGACGTCGAGGTCGTCGGGATCGATATCAGCCCGGAGATGCTGGCGCGGGCACAGGATCGACTCGAGGGCCTCGCGGTCGACGGGACGGTTCGACGGATGGACGCCCAGAACCTCGCGTTCGACGACGACAGCTTCGACACCGTGATCTCGTCGCTGTCGACCTGTACGTTTCCGGAGCCGGTGGCTGCGCTCGAGGAGATGGACAGGGTGTGTAAACCCGGTGGCCAAATTTTGCTGTTCGAGCACGGCCGGAGCGACGTCGGTCCGCTTGCCCGTTTTCAGGACTGGTACGCCGACGCCCATTACGCGACGGCCGGCTGTCGGTGGAATCAGGAGCCGCTGGAACTCGTCTTGCAGTCCGGACTGTCGATCCGCGAAGCCGAGACACGCGCGCTCGGTATCGTTACGCTCGTCGACGCCCGGCCGTCCCAGGAGTCGGTCGTCGACACCGTCCGTGCGCGGCTCTCGTCGCCCGAAGGATAG
- a CDS encoding AI-2E family transporter, with product MGGTSTRRYVLAGVVGALGILTGAILLEVLGTIMLALTVAYVLLPVKNWLDRRGLSERLAAVAATLIGFASAIAVFSPIFATLYFRLEEIIAIIEGLPREIPVTVLDETLVIEVAEVQTLVIGYLQDVAVSIASSLPVLAIKFALFVILLFAILLKGDAAGQAAVAPVPREYRDVVYALARRARETLYAIYVLQLATSVATLLIGYPLFWALGYEMAFTLALFAAILQFVPIIGPSLLIAPIVIYHVAAGELAAAVLVGVLGVTLIAWFPDVGIRPRLARRSAGLPGSLYFVGFTGGLFTLGAIGIVVGPLIVAVFVEAVDILADEVNGDADFAELARGETGDSELAFESDTEPETADASDETESTVEELESQVAD from the coding sequence GTGGGTGGGACAAGTACTCGCCGCTACGTCCTGGCGGGTGTCGTCGGCGCACTCGGGATTCTGACCGGTGCGATTCTTCTCGAGGTACTCGGTACGATCATGCTTGCACTGACGGTCGCGTACGTCCTCTTGCCGGTCAAAAACTGGCTGGACAGGCGCGGTCTCTCCGAACGGTTGGCGGCCGTAGCAGCGACCCTGATCGGGTTCGCCAGCGCAATCGCCGTCTTCTCGCCGATCTTCGCGACGCTGTACTTCCGACTCGAGGAGATAATCGCGATCATCGAGGGACTGCCACGGGAGATTCCAGTGACAGTGCTCGACGAGACGTTGGTCATCGAGGTCGCCGAGGTCCAGACGCTCGTAATCGGCTACCTGCAGGACGTCGCCGTCTCGATCGCTTCGTCGCTGCCGGTGCTCGCGATCAAGTTCGCGCTGTTCGTCATCCTGCTGTTTGCGATCTTGCTCAAGGGCGATGCCGCGGGACAGGCCGCGGTCGCTCCCGTTCCACGCGAGTACAGAGACGTCGTCTACGCCCTGGCGCGTCGGGCTCGAGAGACGCTGTACGCGATCTACGTCCTCCAACTCGCGACGTCCGTCGCGACGCTTCTGATCGGTTACCCGCTGTTCTGGGCGCTCGGCTACGAGATGGCGTTTACCCTCGCGCTCTTCGCCGCAATCTTGCAGTTCGTCCCGATCATCGGCCCCAGCCTGCTCATTGCACCGATCGTCATCTACCACGTCGCAGCGGGCGAACTCGCCGCTGCGGTCCTCGTCGGCGTCCTCGGGGTCACACTCATCGCCTGGTTCCCCGACGTCGGCATTCGTCCGCGTCTCGCTCGCCGCTCCGCCGGACTTCCCGGGAGCCTCTACTTCGTCGGGTTCACTGGCGGGCTCTTTACGCTGGGAGCGATCGGAATCGTCGTCGGGCCCCTGATCGTCGCCGTCTTCGTCGAAGCCGTCGATATCCTTGCCGACGAAGTCAACGGGGATGCCGATTTCGCCGAACTCGCACGGGGCGAGACCGGAGACTCCGAACTCGCTTTCGAGTCGGACACCGAACCCGAGACGGCTGACGCGTCGGACGAAACGGAGTCGACCGTGGAAGAATTGGAATCGCAGGTAGCCGATTGA
- a CDS encoding PQQ-binding-like beta-propeller repeat protein: protein MRGRRAFLAAGASSVVASLAGCFDEVRGALEPLEGEVDVDPASAVDEDAWSVVHGDPGNTRSVPADAVPELPLSIEWREPYETHVGHVRPVSDGEIVIGTDWDEELFAIDADSGERLWTATDPAFEPRSAPVITDEAVLIGSRSALWAFDRDGGERLWRTDDSLSLGTFDSHPNADGDLAIGGTPLGVAAYDLETGERRWRRQIGLQSRTEPAIHGETIYLGGGDATLHALESETGEWRWRTNADTEIRAGPAVTDSRIFVGTDDGTLIAYDHDAEQLWRTDLGEGRADELAVGNGVVCAATEDDALTAVDPASGDRAWRSQRYVSTYANGPTVGGGLVFGTVQSDDVRHSRGGERIGAFDAETGDLEWESEETGLENGPAIVDGGLYVTGRMDRESTVAKLS from the coding sequence ATGAGAGGGAGACGTGCCTTCCTCGCCGCAGGCGCCTCGAGCGTGGTCGCATCGCTCGCCGGTTGTTTCGACGAGGTAAGGGGTGCCCTCGAACCGCTCGAGGGCGAGGTCGACGTCGATCCTGCAAGCGCCGTCGACGAAGACGCGTGGTCGGTCGTCCACGGCGATCCCGGGAACACCCGATCGGTGCCGGCCGACGCCGTGCCGGAACTTCCGCTGTCGATCGAGTGGCGTGAACCCTACGAGACCCACGTCGGCCACGTTCGCCCGGTGTCGGATGGGGAGATCGTGATCGGTACCGACTGGGACGAGGAACTGTTCGCGATCGACGCGGACTCGGGCGAGCGACTGTGGACGGCGACCGATCCGGCGTTCGAGCCGCGATCGGCGCCGGTAATCACGGACGAGGCGGTGCTGATCGGGTCGCGGTCCGCGCTGTGGGCGTTCGACCGTGACGGCGGGGAGCGACTGTGGCGAACCGACGACTCCCTCTCGCTCGGCACCTTCGACAGCCATCCGAACGCCGACGGGGACCTCGCGATCGGCGGAACGCCGCTGGGCGTCGCCGCATACGACCTCGAGACGGGCGAACGCCGGTGGAGACGGCAGATCGGGCTCCAGTCGCGGACCGAACCAGCGATCCACGGCGAGACGATCTACCTCGGCGGCGGGGATGCGACGCTGCACGCACTCGAGAGCGAGACCGGTGAGTGGCGGTGGCGGACCAACGCCGACACCGAGATTCGTGCCGGTCCCGCGGTAACCGACTCACGGATCTTCGTCGGGACGGACGACGGTACGCTGATCGCGTACGACCACGACGCAGAGCAGCTGTGGCGAACCGATCTCGGCGAAGGGCGGGCCGACGAACTCGCGGTCGGGAACGGAGTCGTCTGCGCGGCGACGGAAGACGACGCGCTCACCGCCGTCGACCCCGCCAGCGGCGACCGCGCCTGGCGGTCCCAGCGGTACGTCTCGACGTACGCGAACGGGCCAACCGTCGGCGGTGGCCTGGTGTTCGGAACCGTCCAGAGCGACGACGTGCGCCACAGCCGCGGAGGAGAAAGAATCGGTGCGTTCGACGCCGAGACGGGCGACCTCGAGTGGGAATCGGAGGAAACCGGACTCGAGAACGGGCCAGCGATAGTCGACGGAGGGCTCTACGTGACGGGACGAATGGACCGGGAGTCCACCGTCGCAAAACTCTCCTGA
- a CDS encoding S26 family signal peptidase, which produces MSDPRADDPPADSSDDDFVLTLARDVVTAVAVVAVVAALLFAVSGVWPPFVAIESGSMEPNAEIGDLVFVVDEERFAGDGAIGDTGVVTLEDEQEGGHETFGEPGDVVIFAPNGDPAETPIIHRAHFWVEEGENWVETSANDEYLNGNDCEDLAACPASHDGFVTKGDANGAYDQAVEYQYGDTNVVAPDWILGKASFRIPWLGHVRLLFESLLAGVGALTAVGVGWSIRR; this is translated from the coding sequence ATGTCCGATCCCCGTGCCGATGACCCTCCAGCCGATTCGTCGGACGACGATTTCGTGCTCACACTCGCTCGAGACGTCGTCACCGCCGTCGCGGTCGTCGCGGTCGTCGCCGCCCTGCTGTTCGCGGTCAGTGGCGTCTGGCCGCCGTTCGTCGCGATCGAAAGCGGCAGTATGGAACCGAACGCCGAGATTGGCGACCTCGTCTTCGTCGTCGACGAGGAGCGATTCGCCGGCGACGGTGCGATCGGCGATACCGGCGTCGTCACACTCGAGGACGAGCAGGAAGGCGGCCACGAGACGTTCGGTGAGCCGGGTGACGTCGTCATCTTCGCGCCCAACGGTGATCCAGCCGAGACGCCGATCATTCACCGTGCTCACTTCTGGGTCGAAGAAGGCGAGAACTGGGTCGAGACCTCAGCAAACGACGAGTACCTGAACGGAAACGACTGCGAGGATCTGGCTGCCTGTCCCGCATCCCACGACGGGTTCGTGACGAAAGGCGACGCCAACGGTGCCTACGATCAAGCAGTCGAGTACCAGTATGGCGATACGAACGTCGTCGCACCCGACTGGATCCTCGGCAAGGCCTCGTTCCGGATCCCGTGGCTCGGCCACGTCCGACTCCTGTTCGAGTCGCTTCTCGCGGGCGTCGGCGCGCTGACGGCTGTCGGCGTCGGTTGGTCGATCCGCCGGTGA
- a CDS encoding ABC transporter permease: protein MDPLEHLRLAWRSIQGHRLRSALTTLGVIIGIAAVIAFVTLGASLQAGIVGDISPDDQRNLYGWAADPDTEGGPLAGAQPVVSESDLENVEELEDVDAAYGYATIQSQAVSDGEEEVAQGDGVIASGPSYVREDSLEEGRQFEMGEREAVVNPAAAGQFEENVSVGDELELTFLAGQRATVEVVGITDTSEGLSPFEGFESSPRIYVPTDPYYVEQTGGLDLGTGDDEGVDLDDENGETRFLAVVVEAESPAQEDVDAARDAAVDYLESADADASEFLDEDLAVTFQTSTELLQQLQDVLDLLQNFIVGIAAISLVVGSIGIANIMLVSVTERTREIGIMKAVGAQNRDVLGLFLTEAIVLGVVGAILGTALGLAVGYLGAWYVDLPLVYPLEYVALAIAVGILVGVFSGLYPAWRAARTDPIDALRHE, encoded by the coding sequence ATGGATCCACTCGAGCACCTGCGACTCGCGTGGCGTTCGATTCAGGGTCACAGACTCCGATCGGCGCTGACGACGCTGGGTGTTATCATCGGTATTGCCGCCGTCATCGCCTTCGTGACCCTGGGTGCGAGCCTGCAGGCCGGCATCGTCGGCGACATCAGCCCCGACGACCAGCGCAATCTCTACGGCTGGGCCGCCGACCCCGACACCGAGGGTGGCCCGCTCGCGGGCGCTCAACCCGTCGTCAGCGAGTCGGACCTGGAGAACGTCGAGGAACTCGAGGACGTCGACGCCGCGTACGGGTACGCGACGATACAGAGCCAGGCGGTCTCCGACGGCGAAGAAGAGGTCGCCCAGGGCGACGGGGTGATCGCGTCGGGACCGTCCTACGTCCGCGAGGACAGTCTCGAGGAGGGCAGACAGTTCGAGATGGGCGAACGCGAAGCGGTCGTCAACCCGGCCGCGGCGGGCCAGTTCGAGGAGAACGTCAGCGTCGGCGACGAACTCGAGCTTACGTTCCTCGCCGGCCAGAGAGCAACGGTCGAGGTGGTCGGGATCACCGACACCTCCGAAGGATTGAGCCCGTTCGAGGGGTTCGAGTCCTCGCCGCGGATCTACGTGCCGACGGATCCCTACTACGTCGAGCAGACTGGCGGACTGGACCTCGGGACTGGAGACGACGAGGGCGTCGATCTCGACGACGAAAACGGTGAGACTCGCTTCCTCGCCGTCGTCGTCGAAGCAGAGTCGCCAGCCCAGGAAGACGTCGACGCCGCCCGCGACGCCGCGGTCGATTACCTCGAGAGCGCCGACGCCGACGCGAGCGAGTTCCTCGACGAGGATCTCGCGGTCACCTTCCAGACCAGCACGGAGTTGCTCCAGCAGTTACAGGACGTACTCGACCTGCTGCAGAACTTCATCGTCGGCATCGCGGCCATCTCGCTCGTGGTCGGTTCGATCGGCATCGCGAATATCATGCTGGTCTCGGTCACCGAGCGAACCCGCGAAATTGGCATCATGAAAGCCGTCGGCGCGCAAAACCGGGACGTCCTCGGACTCTTCCTGACCGAAGCGATCGTCCTCGGGGTGGTCGGCGCGATCCTGGGGACGGCGCTCGGACTTGCCGTCGGCTACCTCGGCGCGTGGTACGTCGACCTCCCGCTCGTCTATCCGCTCGAGTACGTCGCACTCGCGATTGCGGTCGGGATCCTCGTGGGCGTGTTCTCGGGGCTGTACCCGGCCTGGCGAGCGGCGCGGACGGATCCGATCGATGCGCTCAGACACGAGTAA
- a CDS encoding DUF5518 domain-containing protein produces the protein MVTGRTLIHAIIGAVVGIVLSFIPLSTVIGGAAAGFLEGPDGRDGAVVGALAGLIAFLPFAVGAVALFAFFGFAIGVAAAPVEGVAFVVFALLVLGTFAALYTVGLSLVGGYLGSYLAREYPQKRANTRRTIGMEEPTPPNQEPSVPREGRPESVDDRYSAERSYTDPDEPFVDRTDSAAGRADTRDETDRVLEDDTRWYEQTETDGDEDT, from the coding sequence ATGGTGACTGGCCGGACTCTCATCCACGCGATCATCGGTGCCGTCGTCGGCATCGTCCTCTCGTTTATCCCGCTCTCGACCGTCATCGGCGGTGCCGCCGCCGGCTTTCTCGAGGGGCCGGACGGCCGTGACGGGGCGGTCGTCGGTGCGCTGGCCGGCTTGATCGCGTTCCTCCCGTTCGCTGTCGGTGCAGTGGCTCTCTTCGCTTTCTTCGGCTTCGCGATCGGCGTCGCTGCCGCTCCGGTCGAGGGCGTCGCGTTCGTCGTCTTCGCCTTGCTCGTCCTCGGGACGTTCGCCGCGCTCTATACCGTCGGCCTCTCGCTGGTCGGTGGTTACCTCGGGTCGTATCTGGCACGAGAGTATCCACAGAAACGGGCGAACACGCGCCGGACGATCGGTATGGAAGAACCAACACCTCCCAACCAAGAACCGTCGGTTCCGCGGGAGGGACGGCCGGAATCCGTCGACGACCGCTACAGTGCGGAACGTTCGTACACCGATCCGGACGAACCGTTCGTCGACCGCACCGATTCCGCGGCCGGTCGTGCCGACACTCGAGACGAGACCGACCGGGTACTCGAGGACGATACGCGGTGGTACGAGCAGACCGAAACCGACGGAGACGAAGACACGTAA
- a CDS encoding DUF5518 domain-containing protein codes for MTAMSPLRTLREGLGDDSLRVAIYLGLATVPFTVALSWDPVSDGVVNIGGSISGEALLLAGLIVGYYYHDRPTEAKRAGIWAGLAGSIGTVIVFGANSSAAVASASWPWSAAAVVLTLAAVGFGVGFTVLLTTVVAMGLDWVLTRLDRNRRTAESKPGDNTSKWWIALAVYAVVAPVALGYLFGIAPESDASVLLSVLLVFSVVILSLPTLVALFVDATAPRSDWLPNVWLYVGGPIVAGVLVYLFATVRGWGFPPGYGQYAFLTALWVATAVYLVNRRRHRTDGPRYGNAA; via the coding sequence ATGACTGCCATGTCCCCGCTTCGAACCCTCCGCGAAGGCCTCGGCGACGACTCGTTGCGCGTTGCGATCTACCTCGGGCTCGCGACGGTTCCGTTTACCGTCGCGCTCTCGTGGGACCCGGTCTCGGACGGCGTCGTCAACATCGGCGGCTCGATTTCGGGTGAAGCCTTGCTCCTCGCCGGACTGATCGTTGGCTACTACTATCACGACCGGCCGACCGAAGCGAAACGCGCCGGGATCTGGGCCGGACTCGCAGGTTCGATCGGAACGGTGATCGTCTTCGGGGCCAACTCGAGTGCGGCGGTCGCGTCCGCATCCTGGCCGTGGTCGGCGGCAGCCGTCGTCCTGACGCTCGCTGCCGTCGGATTCGGCGTCGGGTTCACCGTCCTCCTCACGACGGTCGTCGCGATGGGACTCGATTGGGTGCTGACGCGACTCGATCGGAACCGACGAACGGCGGAGTCGAAACCGGGAGACAACACGTCGAAGTGGTGGATCGCACTCGCCGTCTACGCGGTGGTAGCACCGGTCGCGCTCGGCTACCTGTTCGGCATTGCTCCCGAAAGTGACGCCAGCGTACTCCTCAGTGTTCTACTGGTGTTTTCCGTCGTGATACTCTCGTTGCCGACGCTGGTCGCACTGTTCGTCGACGCGACCGCACCCCGGTCGGACTGGCTCCCGAACGTGTGGCTGTACGTCGGCGGACCGATCGTCGCTGGCGTACTCGTCTACCTGTTCGCCACCGTCCGTGGCTGGGGGTTTCCACCTGGATACGGCCAGTACGCGTTCCTCACCGCACTCTGGGTGGCGACTGCCGTCTACCTCGTGAACAGGCGTCGCCACCGCACGGACGGTCCCCGATACGGTAACGCAGCGTAG
- a CDS encoding PQQ-like beta-propeller repeat protein — translation MRRRQVLAAAAGTGIGSLAGCLEDDCPPRSNAETPPDGWPVPGYNAANAGITADSTLGTDVDSPDEPKSLDRWRFDAWEYDDEIQGGATAPVVDDERVYFAYGHPSYGPDPEGGALFALEESTGELEWVYTFGTNASGAPALVGDGILVGDANGTFRRLERETGDLVWETDLESAVRTPVVADGRCYVQCADGRVVAVDVASGERCWTARYGGFLGRFIGGECETGGRPAITDDAVVVTTGVEGDPRDRTVVRVLERESGDERWELEIDDGLYGPPRSPVVDEGMIFVAVPNRLIAFDLEGEREWSFATGFRETSAPAVDGDTVYCNAKNAYAIDRESGEERWRHVNLAPDDSWQSSKRVPLVATPAVADGVIAAAFGALDAATGDHLWGDVGNDEDSDYFPGAIRGPPIPIEGPAITNGALYATTTSGRLVKVEP, via the coding sequence ATGCGACGCCGTCAGGTCCTCGCGGCGGCCGCCGGAACGGGGATCGGCTCCCTCGCCGGCTGTCTCGAGGACGACTGCCCTCCACGATCGAACGCCGAAACGCCGCCCGACGGCTGGCCGGTGCCGGGATACAACGCGGCAAACGCCGGAATAACCGCCGATTCGACCCTCGGTACCGACGTCGACTCGCCGGACGAACCGAAATCACTCGATCGATGGCGCTTCGACGCCTGGGAGTACGACGACGAAATCCAGGGCGGTGCGACCGCTCCTGTCGTCGACGACGAGCGAGTTTACTTCGCGTACGGGCACCCGAGCTACGGTCCGGATCCCGAAGGCGGTGCGCTGTTCGCCCTCGAGGAGTCGACCGGCGAACTCGAGTGGGTCTACACCTTCGGGACGAACGCAAGCGGTGCGCCCGCACTCGTCGGCGACGGCATCCTCGTCGGGGATGCAAACGGTACCTTTCGCCGTCTCGAACGGGAAACCGGCGACCTCGTCTGGGAAACCGACCTCGAGAGCGCGGTTCGGACGCCCGTAGTCGCCGACGGTCGGTGTTACGTCCAGTGCGCTGACGGCCGCGTCGTCGCCGTCGACGTTGCCTCCGGTGAACGGTGCTGGACGGCCCGGTACGGCGGCTTTCTCGGACGGTTCATAGGTGGCGAGTGCGAGACCGGAGGGCGACCTGCGATAACCGACGACGCAGTCGTCGTGACCACCGGCGTCGAAGGCGATCCGAGGGATCGGACCGTCGTTCGCGTCCTCGAGCGAGAGAGCGGCGACGAGCGGTGGGAACTCGAGATCGATGACGGGCTGTATGGTCCGCCGCGATCCCCGGTCGTCGACGAGGGAATGATCTTCGTCGCCGTCCCGAATCGGCTGATCGCGTTCGATCTCGAGGGAGAACGCGAATGGTCCTTCGCGACCGGTTTTCGCGAGACGAGTGCACCCGCCGTCGACGGGGATACCGTCTACTGCAACGCGAAAAACGCCTACGCGATCGACCGAGAGAGCGGCGAGGAGCGGTGGCGACACGTGAATCTCGCTCCGGATGATTCCTGGCAGAGCTCCAAACGCGTCCCCCTGGTCGCCACACCAGCAGTCGCCGACGGCGTCATCGCAGCCGCTTTCGGCGCACTCGATGCCGCGACCGGTGATCACCTGTGGGGAGACGTCGGGAACGACGAGGACAGCGACTACTTTCCAGGAGCGATCCGTGGGCCGCCGATACCGATCGAAGGACCTGCGATCACAAACGGTGCGCTGTACGCGACGACGACCAGCGGCCGACTCGTGAAGGTGGAGCCATGA